One Neovison vison isolate M4711 chromosome 2, ASM_NN_V1, whole genome shotgun sequence genomic window carries:
- the LOC122898844 gene encoding late cornified envelope protein 2D-like encodes MSCQQNQQRCKFPVKCLPRCSPKWPLQAPQAPQTPQASQGPQASAPCPAPCPAACPPPAPSCCVPSCCITGFRSCCSLGYHGLPGVCLGQPQPSSWERESSGCSSYCHGFGGCS; translated from the coding sequence ATGTCCTGCCAGCAAAACCAGCAGAGGTGCAAGTTCCCTGTCAAGTGCCTCCCCAGGTGTTCACCCAAGTGGCCACTTCAAGCCCCACAGGCCCCACAGACCCCACAGGCTTCCCAGGGCCCACAGGCCTCTGCTCCTtgcccagctccctgcccagctgcctgccccccacctgcTCCCTCCTGCTGTGTCCCCAGTTGCTGTATCACTGGCTTCAGAAGCTGCTGCTCTCTGGGGTATCATGGGTTACCAGGAGTCTGTCTAGGCCAGCCCCAGCCTTCCAGCTGGGAGAGGGAGTCCTCTGGGTGTTCCAGTTATTGCCATGGATTTGGGGGCTGCAGCTGA